A stretch of Eubalaena glacialis isolate mEubGla1 chromosome 10, mEubGla1.1.hap2.+ XY, whole genome shotgun sequence DNA encodes these proteins:
- the UBE2L6 gene encoding ubiquitin/ISG15-conjugating enzyme E2 L6 yields the protein MTASKRVAKELEDLQKGLPRYLRNLFSDDADVLVWHALLLPEKPPYNLKAFNLRISFPEEYPFKPPTVTFTTRIYHPNVDSSGRVCLPIISKENWKPFIKTCQVLEALNVLVNKPELGQPLRLELADQLTQDPELFNRRAEEFTLQFGVDRPS from the exons ATGACGGCGAGCAAGCGGGTGGCGAAG GAGCTGGAGGACCTTCAGAAGGGGCTCCCCAGGTACCTGCGGAACCTGTTCAGTGACGATGCCGACGTGCTGGTGTGGCACGCTCTCCTCCTGCCT GAGAAACCGCCCTACAACCTCAAGGCCTTCAACCTGCGCATCAGCTTCCCTGAGGAGTATCCATTCAAGCCTCCGACAGTGACATTCACAACCAGGATCTACCACCCCAATGTGGACAGCAGCGGGCGGGTGTGCCTGCCCATCATCAGCAAGGAGAACTGGAAGCCTTTCATCAAGACCTGCCAAG TTTTGGAGGCCCTCAACGTGCTGGTGAATAAACCAGAGCTGGGGCAGCCCCTTCGCCTGGAGCTTGCTGACCAGCTGACACAGGACCCGGAGCTGTTCAACAGGAGGGCCGAAGAGTTCACCCTCCAGTTTGGAGTGGACCGGCCCTCCTAA
- the SMTNL1 gene encoding smoothelin-like protein 1, with product MEKKEGKPSEDGTPVSPATEVPETVGGGASAEEEATGPAERTITEGPPDGAGKQERAPAEDKISAEFQGESKGEAELQKEDSGKKETTVAPQEMAERKEETNSEPKEAEGKEETTLASEKQKADEKEAKPGSREKANVSDEAQAAGEQEDKAGGREAAGKEEAKVGDREAAGKEEAKAGGREAKRKEEAMAGASEAAGKEEAKAGDREAAGKEEAKAGGREAKGKEEAMAGGREAAGKEEAKAGGREAAGKEEAKAGGREAAGKQEAKAGASEADGKEEATVASQEESDKTEEPKAEAQEKASAPETKSDSQKKTAMEDAAKPEPQEEVVKEEVEPGCPDEEQDQGVEEESEEGAGVLPGSAEEWPESPTEEGSSLSPDGLSPDTAAFGETSPSASESSPSDVSQSPTEPPPSQEKKKEKAPERRVSAPARPWGPRAQNRKAIVDKFGGAASGPTALFRNTKATGAAIGGIKNMLLEWCRAMTRSYEHVDIQNFSSSWSSGMAFCALIHKFFPDAFDYAALDPAKRRHNFSLAFSTAEKLADCAQLLEVDDMVRLAAPDSKCVYTYIQELYRSLVQKGLVKTKKK from the exons atggagaagaaggaagggaagccCTCTGAGGACGGGACCCCTGTGTCCCCAGCCACGGAGGTCCCGGAGACAGTGGGAGGGGGAGCCTCTGCTGAGGAGGAGGCCACAGGCCCAGCTGAGAGGACCATCACAGAGGGGCCTCCAGATGGGGCAGGAAAGCAGGAGAGGGCACCAGCTGAGGACAAAATTTCAGCTGAATTCCAGGGGGAATCCAAAGGGGAGGCTGAACTTCAAAAGGAGGACAGTGGGAAGAAAGAGACCACCGTGGCTCCTCAGGAGATGgctgagaggaaagaagagacCAACTCTGAACCCAAGGAGGCTGAGGGAAAAGAGGAGACCACGTTGGCCTCTGAGAAGCAGAAGGCTGATGAGAAAGAGGCCAAGCCTGGATCTAGGGAGAAAGCCAACGTGAGTGATGAGGCACAGGCTGCTGGGGAGCAGGAAGAcaaggctggaggcagggaggctgctgggaaggaggaggccaAGGTTGGAGACAGGGAGGCTgctgggaaggaggaggccaaggctggaggcagggaggccaaaaggaaggaggaggccaTGGCTGGAGCCAGTGAGGCTgctgggaaggaggaggccaAGGCTGGAGACAGGGAGGCTgctgggaaggaggaggccaaggctggaggcagggaggccaaagggaaggaggaggccatggccggaggcagggaggctgctgggaaggaggaggccaaggctggaggcagggaggctgctgggaaggaggaggccaaggctggaggcagggaggctgctgGGAAGCAGGAGGCCAAGGCTGGAGCCAGTGAGGCTGATGGGAAGGAGGAGGCCACAGTGGCCTCTCAGGAGGAGAGCGATAAGACGGAGGAGCCCAAGGCTGAAGCCCAGGAGAAAGCCAGTGCTCCAGAGACCAAGTCGGACTCTCAGAAGAAGACTGCCATGGAAGATGCGGCCAAGCCTGAACCACAGGAGGAGGTGGTGAAGGAGGAGGTG GAGCCAGGCTGTCCTGATGAAGAACAGGACCAGGGTGTGGAGGAAGAGTCGGAGGAAGGGGCAGGAGTGCTTCCCGGCTCTGCTGAGGAATGGCCCGAGAGCCCCACGGAGGAGGGCAGCAGCCTCAGCCCAG ACGGGCTGAGCCCAGACACCGCAGCTTTCGGAGAGACCAGTCCTTCAGCCAG TGAATCTTCACCTAGCGATGTGTCCCAGAGTCCCACGGAGCCCCCTCCCTcacaggagaagaagaaagagaaggcacCAGAGCGCAGGGTGTCGGCCCCTGCCCGGCCCTGGGGGCCCCGTGCCCAGAACCGCAAAGCCATCGTAGACAAGTTTGGGGG GGCAGCCTCGGGCCCCACGGCCCTGTTCCGGAACACCAAGGCCACGGGGGCAGCCATCGGCGGCATTAAGAACATGCTCCTGGAGTGGTGCCGGGCCATGACGAGGAGCTACGAG CACGTGGACATCCAGAACTTCTCCTCAAGCTGGAGCAGTGGCATGGCCTTCTGCGCCCTCATCCACAAGTTCTTCCCCGATGCCTTTGACTATGCTGCGCTGGACCCCGCCAAGCGCCGGCACAACTTCTCCCTGGCCTTCTCCACAGCCGA GAAACTGGCCGACTGTGCCCAGCTGCTGGAGGTGGATGACATGGTGCGGCTGGCAGCGCCCGACTCCAAGTGCGTCTACACCTACATCCAGGAGCTGTACCGCAGCCTCGTGCAGAAGGGACTGGTGAAGACCAAGAAGAAATGA
- the TIMM10 gene encoding mitochondrial import inner membrane translocase subunit Tim10, which yields MDPLRAQQLAAELEVEMMADMYNRMTSACHRKCVPPHYKEAELSKGESVCLDRCVSKYLDIHERMGKKLTELSMQDEELMKRVQQSSGPA from the exons ATGGACCCGCTTAGGGCCCAGCAGCTGGCGGCAGAGCTGGAGGTAGAGATGATGGCTGATATGTACAACAG AATGACCAGTGCCTGCCACCGGAAGTGCGTGCCTCCCCACTACAAGGAAGCAGAACTGTCCAAGGGCGAGTCTGTGTGCCTGGACCGGTGTGTCTCCAAGTACCTGGACATCCATGAGCGGATGGGCAAAAAGTTGACAGAATTGTCTATGCAGGATGAAGAGTTGATGAAGAGGGTGCAGCAGAGTTCTGGGCCCGCATGA